In Paraburkholderia flava, one genomic interval encodes:
- a CDS encoding ATP-binding domain-containing protein, producing MSGTWWVDQDDLLDEQLDVLGVDLSEDLILSGPPGSGKTNLLLLRANHMMLTSADSEFYIICFTGLLAKFIRTGADLYSFPANRIITQYKLLEQVLGDHGFLPERNPGEPIDERLSSLKSAMTTMMKTGAGKNTYPVLFIDEAQDYSGEDLAMFEYLATNLSCAADLRQGIYDVGSSGTSWLNGHAWDAKITLQFHHRVAPAILEVADKIMAGKFEHKPMLETHQYKGDPGNVEVVDGKELADQIKVLIPKLAKQLAVYPGQVIGVLVPHRRDVEHVVEMLSGAPEIAAQVTNAMSRDFDPGLHVWVSTVHSSKGLEFRCAHVVAADLFKDFHKHERRVAFMAVTRAKTALTIYHHQPLHPFFASALAKPRVEKVTVANLFGKAS from the coding sequence ATGTCCGGTACTTGGTGGGTTGATCAAGATGATTTGCTTGACGAACAGCTTGACGTGCTTGGAGTGGATCTGTCCGAAGATCTCATTCTTTCGGGTCCACCCGGAAGCGGCAAGACAAATCTCCTTCTGTTACGTGCGAATCACATGATGCTGACTTCGGCTGATTCGGAGTTCTACATCATTTGCTTCACTGGCCTTTTGGCAAAGTTCATTCGGACAGGCGCCGATCTCTACTCATTTCCGGCAAATCGCATAATTACGCAGTACAAGTTGCTTGAGCAGGTGCTGGGTGACCATGGATTTCTTCCGGAACGGAATCCCGGCGAACCCATTGATGAGCGATTGTCATCGCTGAAGTCAGCGATGACAACAATGATGAAGACAGGAGCTGGCAAAAACACATACCCAGTACTTTTCATTGATGAGGCGCAGGACTATTCGGGTGAGGATCTCGCAATGTTCGAATATCTTGCGACGAATCTATCTTGCGCCGCCGATCTGCGCCAAGGTATCTACGACGTCGGTTCAAGTGGTACATCTTGGCTTAATGGCCATGCTTGGGACGCTAAAATTACGCTGCAATTTCATCACCGTGTAGCACCGGCGATACTTGAGGTGGCCGACAAAATCATGGCCGGAAAATTCGAGCACAAACCAATGCTCGAAACTCATCAGTACAAGGGAGACCCCGGTAATGTCGAGGTCGTGGACGGCAAAGAACTCGCCGATCAGATAAAGGTGTTGATCCCTAAGCTTGCCAAGCAACTCGCGGTCTATCCGGGCCAAGTTATCGGCGTTTTGGTTCCGCATCGGCGGGACGTTGAGCACGTCGTGGAGATGCTTTCCGGAGCCCCTGAAATTGCTGCTCAGGTTACAAATGCAATGTCTAGGGACTTCGACCCGGGACTACACGTATGGGTTAGCACTGTACATTCGTCCAAGGGACTTGAGTTTCGTTGTGCTCACGTTGTTGCTGCGGACCTTTTCAAAGACTTTCACAAGCATGAGCGAAGGGTGGCGTTTATGGCAGTTACAAGAGCCAAAACCGCGCTAACTATCTACCACCACCAACCTTTACATCCGTTCTTTGCGTCAGCACTCGCTAAGCCAAGGGTAGAGAAAGTTACCGTTGCGAATTTATTTGGGAAAGCATCATGA